The following proteins come from a genomic window of Candidatus Neomarinimicrobiota bacterium:
- the rplS gene encoding 50S ribosomal protein L19 — protein MDKVNNLVAGHLKTDRPDFKPGDTVAVDVKVIEGDKERIQIFEGNVIARTGKGINATFTVRKISNGVGVERIFPLHSPTVDGIKVLRRGKVRRAKLYYLRKLRGKKARIKEHRAF, from the coding sequence ATGGACAAAGTGAATAACCTGGTAGCCGGGCATCTGAAAACAGATCGCCCTGATTTTAAACCAGGTGATACTGTTGCAGTAGATGTAAAAGTTATTGAAGGTGATAAAGAGAGAATTCAGATCTTTGAGGGCAATGTAATCGCCCGTACCGGTAAAGGTATTAATGCTACTTTTACGGTAAGAAAGATCTCAAATGGTGTTGGTGTTGAAAGGATATTTCCGCTTCATTCCCCAACCGTTGATGGTATCAAAGTATTGCGACGTGGAAAAGTTCGTCGCGCCAAGCTTTACTATCTCCGCAAATTACGCGGTAAAAAAGCCAGGATCAAAGA